The following proteins come from a genomic window of Desulfatirhabdium butyrativorans DSM 18734:
- a CDS encoding PD-(D/E)XK nuclease family protein, with translation MLTPQQIKEIILQELPAIVEKDPEIERYILQLSRRHFADKAQTEDRFDRILDELRRDREEQRIKWETNQKVIEAMLAEIQALARKHDSTIGALGARWGLHSEQAFRNALKGILEKFAGVEVLNVTEYDDEGEVFGRPDQIELDIIIKNGLLILVEIKSSMSKPDMYVFERKVRFYEKRHQRKASEMIVISPMVAPNALPVAEKLGIRVYSSAEDVRL, from the coding sequence ATGTTGACGCCGCAGCAGATCAAGGAAATCATTCTGCAGGAGCTTCCGGCCATTGTTGAGAAAGATCCGGAAATCGAGCGCTACATCCTGCAGCTTTCCCGGAGGCATTTCGCCGACAAGGCGCAAACGGAGGATCGCTTCGATCGTATTCTGGATGAGCTGCGACGAGACCGCGAGGAACAACGTATCAAATGGGAGACCAATCAGAAGGTCATCGAGGCGATGCTGGCGGAAATCCAGGCATTGGCCAGGAAACATGACAGCACGATCGGAGCCTTGGGCGCTCGATGGGGCCTGCACAGCGAACAGGCTTTCCGCAATGCGCTCAAGGGTATTCTGGAAAAATTTGCCGGCGTGGAAGTTCTCAATGTTACCGAATACGATGATGAGGGAGAGGTGTTTGGTCGACCCGACCAGATCGAACTGGACATCATCATCAAGAATGGGCTGTTGATCCTTGTCGAAATCAAATCCTCGATGAGCAAGCCCGATATGTATGTTTTCGAGCGGAAAGTCCGTTTCTACGAAAAACGTCATCAGCGCAAAGCATCCGAGATGATCGTGATTTCTCCGATGGTGGCGCCGAATGCGCTTCCGGTGGCCGAAAAGCTGGGTATCCGGGTATACAGTTCGGCGGAAGATGTCCGTTTGTGA